A window of the Aliivibrio salmonicida LFI1238 genome harbors these coding sequences:
- a CDS encoding IS630-like element ISVsa8 family transposase (programmed frameshift): MKAVNPLTDNEKITLKEAIANHPKNRVRIRAHAIILSDKGYSILALTDILDAKFETISSWIDHWEACGMLGLYDAVRIGRKPIYTEAEVYRLKSLVDEEPHQLKRAQAILEEETGKKSSLDTIKRNNKKSDYSYKRARHSLKLKRDDMKFNNFSNILNSLIEMERTNKCELFYFDESGFSQKSNLPYCWGPIGVQSLRPAHSHSKRLNVLGFLSRQGKLSFQTTEGRVTTDTVIDAFEHFINARKNDKPCFIILDNASFHRSAKFKQKLHEWLMNDVLVCYLPPYSPELNIIEILWKKVKYEWLPCEAFKTFEDLSINIKNILNYYGEKFTITFA, from the exons ATGAAAGCAGTTAATCCTTTAACAGACAATGAAAAAATAACCCTAAAAGAAGCGATCGCTAATCATCCAAAAAATAGAGTAAGAATACGAGCACATGCGATTATTCTCAGTGATAAAGGCTACTCTATTTTAGCGTTAACTGATATTTTAGACGCTAAATTTGAGACCATATCGTCATGGATAGACCATTGGGAAGCCTGTGGAATGCTCGGATTGTATGACGCTGTTCGTATAGGTAGAAAACCTATTTACACAGAAGCAGAAGTATATCGTTTGAAGTCATTGGTTGATGAAGAGCCACATCAACTTAAACGAGCACAAGCAATACTTGAAGAAGAAACAGGTAAAAAATCCAGCTTAGACACTATTAAACGAAATA ATAAAAAAAGTGATTACAGTTACAAAAGAGCCCGACACTCATTAAAGTTAAAGCGTGACGATATGAAATTCAATAATTTCAGTAATATATTGAATTCATTGATTGAAATGGAACGTACGAATAAATGTGAACTCTTTTATTTTGATGAGTCAGGCTTTAGTCAGAAATCTAATCTTCCTTATTGTTGGGGACCTATCGGTGTTCAATCGCTAAGGCCTGCTCATTCACACAGCAAACGGCTCAATGTTCTTGGCTTCTTAAGTAGACAAGGTAAATTGAGTTTTCAAACAACGGAAGGAAGAGTAACTACCGATACAGTAATTGATGCATTTGAGCACTTTATCAACGCACGAAAAAACGATAAGCCATGCTTTATTATCTTAGATAATGCCTCTTTTCATAGGTCAGCAAAATTTAAACAAAAATTGCATGAGTGGTTGATGAATGATGTATTAGTTTGTTATCTACCACCGTACTCTCCAGAGCTCAATATCATTGAGATATTGTGGAAGAAAGTAAAATATGAATGGTTACCATGTGAAGCGTTCAAAACGTTTGAAGACCTCAGTATTAACATCAAAAACATATTAAATTATTACGGCGAAAAATTCACAATAACTTTTGCGTGA